From the genome of Desulfovibrio intestinalis:
GCCACGCACCATAACGGTGACAAGCCCGCCGCCTACCTGGCTGCGGCCAATAAGGGTAACGTTGGCGGCCTTGACCATAGCATCAGCAGCTTCAACAGCGCCGACGAGGCCACGGGTTTCGATCATGCCAAGGGCGTTGGATGAATTGGTCATAGCGGTATCTCCTTAGAGTTTTAACAATAGCTTTTTAATTTGCTGGTTGCAGCGGCTCCGGCGTGGCCGGGCCTGGGCTTATAAAACCTTTTTCAATTCCGCCACGATCATTTCCGTGACGGCATTGATGTCCAAACCGCCCACGGCCGCTGCTGCGGCAGCTTGCGGGGCCACAACGGCCTGATGACTGGCACCGTGATGGCAGCAGCCTGAAAGTCCGGCGGAAGGCGGA
Proteins encoded in this window:
- the eutM gene encoding ethanolamine utilization microcompartment protein EutM, which gives rise to MTNSSNALGMIETRGLVGAVEAADAMVKAANVTLIGRSQVGGGLVTVMVRGDVGAVKAATDAGAAAAKKVGELVSVHVIPRPHSEVEMILPTREA